AGCCTCGGTCACCACCATGTTCGACGACTTGGATCTTCACGGCACACGATACTCCGtctccatcttcatctttaCCATCGTCAATGTGATCTTTAAGCTTCCCAGCACTGTGGCCGTGCGATTTGTCGGGCCGCGTCTCTGGCTCGCGTCCACCACGTTCTGTTTTGGTGTGATTACTCTTTGCACAGCCTTTATTCACACATGGGGTCAAATGATTGCTCTGCGCGTGCTGCTGGGAGTTGCCATGTCGGGAATCTATCCCTCTATGACCTATCTCGTCAGCGTGTGGTACACCCGACGCGAGCAGCAGCTTCGCTTTGCTGCGATGCAATCCGGAGAAGTTCTCGGTTTGGCTACGGGCAACATTGTCAATTACGCACTCAATCATCTCCACAGGAAGGGTGGGCTGGAAGGTTGGCGCTGGATGTTTCTCGTCCAAGGCCTTATCGCCTGTGTGATTGGTATCGGCACGTATTGGTGGATGATTGACTTTCCGGAACAGGCGCATCACAGTTTTCGTTTTCTGACAGAGAGGGAAGCATGTATAGCATCTCAGCGGGTTCAGCATGATCGTGGCGATGTCGTCGCGGAACCGTTCTCATGGAGCAAGGTCTGGGTGTGTTTTGCAGATCCCAAGCTCTATGGGTTTTCTGTCATGTTCTTTCTGTTGAATCTGGTGTCGACCTCATTGAGCTATTTCCTACCCATTATCTTGCAGTCTGGGATGGAGTTTTCCAGCAATGCATCCATTATCCTTTCCACTCCGGTATACTCATTCCCTTCATTTCCCTAAATGCCAATGATAGTGCTAACCCCAACAGCCATACTACTGGGCCGTCATCCCCGTCCTCTTCACCTCCCTAATCGGAGACGCTTACTGCATCCGCGGTCctctcatcatcttcaactCCTTTTGTCTCGTTGCTGGCTTCCTAATGTTGGGCCTCCCCTCTCAAGTCACAGTCCGCTACATCGGCACCTTCCTCGCAACCGGAGCATACGTCTCCAACTGGGCAGTGCTGAACGCATTTATGGCCAACAATATCGTTGGTCAATGGAAGCGAGCAACCGTTGCAGCGGCTGTGGCGGCGTGCAATGGCCTCGGGGGCGTGGCGGGGAGTTATATCGTGAGACAGCAGGAAGCGCCACGTTATCCGACTGCTGTGTGGGTGTCTGTTGGCTCGCACATTCTTATGATTGGGATTGTGGGTGTGTTCACGGTGTACTTTTTTCTGTGTAATCGCAGGGCAAATAGAGGAGAAACGGTATGTCTTTCCATAGTATTTGATACTTGTGATATGATTGTTACTAACAATTTGCAGGCAA
The sequence above is a segment of the Aspergillus chevalieri M1 DNA, chromosome 6, nearly complete sequence genome. Coding sequences within it:
- a CDS encoding putative MFS transporter (COG:G;~EggNog:ENOG410PK0R;~InterPro:IPR020846,IPR011701,IPR036259;~PFAM:PF07690;~TransMembrane:12 (i57-76o96-113i125-145o151-173i185-206o218-240i292-316o336-353i360-378o384-404i416-437o449-472i);~go_function: GO:0022857 - transmembrane transporter activity [Evidence IEA];~go_process: GO:0055085 - transmembrane transport [Evidence IEA]), which produces MIDTVGSHVDTAAGKDHPFEESVGNRNATIISNDAYSRLQPEEFTSLEKKVRLKIDIRLCTIAGTLCCLNLLDSGILSSASVTTMFDDLDLHGTRYSVSIFIFTIVNVIFKLPSTVAVRFVGPRLWLASTTFCFGVITLCTAFIHTWGQMIALRVLLGVAMSGIYPSMTYLVSVWYTRREQQLRFAAMQSGEVLGLATGNIVNYALNHLHRKGGLEGWRWMFLVQGLIACVIGIGTYWWMIDFPEQAHHSFRFLTEREACIASQRVQHDRGDVVAEPFSWSKVWVCFADPKLYGFSVMFFLLNLVSTSLSYFLPIILQSGMEFSSNASIILSTPPYYWAVIPVLFTSLIGDAYCIRGPLIIFNSFCLVAGFLMLGLPSQVTVRYIGTFLATGAYVSNWAVLNAFMANNIVGQWKRATVAAAVAACNGLGGVAGSYIVRQQEAPRYPTAVWVSVGSHILMIGIVGVFTVYFFLCNRRANRGETATFKYTY